The Colletotrichum destructivum chromosome 8, complete sequence genome includes the window CATCGGGAGCATTGGTAGAGGAACTTGGTGCTGTTCTCCAGGGTGGTCTCGAGCTCACATTCCGTCTCGTACTGGATCCAGGTTTTCCACTGATGGCTGACAAGCCAGCGGGTGACGaagttgtcgtcgtcggcgttgaggatgTACTTGCCCCACTTCTCGGTCTTGAAACCCTCGAGGAAGTCGTGGCTGGAGAGAATCTCAGATCGGTAGGCGCCGGTTCTGCCCGACATGCAAGAAGTGCCGCCATCGATGTTGTGAGTGGCAGAGATCTCAAAGTTGCGTCTCTCGATGTAAGCAGCACCCAGCCAGTTGAAGATTCGGGTGGACATCGGGCCCTCCCAGACGCGCTTGACTCTCTGGCAagtgccgacgccgccaatCTTGGGGTCCTCAAAGGGAGCGAGAATCCAGGGCATCAGAGTCGAGGGCCAAGTGACATCATCGTCAGCCATGATGGTGATCTTGGTGGTAACCTTAGGTAAGGCCTCGCAGACCTGAAGACGTTTGTTGGCGATCGGGGTGGAGTAGACCTGGACATTGGGATGGGGGAGGCTTCTGGCAAGCTTCTCCAGGGCGGCATGCTTCTCAGTGGTGGTGACGAGCATCAGGACGCGGGGTTTGCAGGTGATGATGCTGAGCAGAGAAGGACGAAGCTCCTCGAAGACGTTGTGGATGGTGGGAATGATGACAGTCACGTCATCGGAAGTGAAGGTCGGCTTGGCAGGGATGGGCTTGGACTTGTAAACCCAATGGCTGACACAGTGAACGAAAAGGCGAGTGTATCGATGAAGCCTGGCCAAGAATATCAGATATTGCGCTTACAAGAGTGTAGAATATTAAAAACAATAAAAACCCTccaccctttttttttcttttctttatGAGAAATGGTAGTCGTGGTAGGTATCTCAGtaaaggaaagaagaaaatggTGGCTTACCAAAGAGCGATGAAGAGGTACATCCAGGCGCTGGTAGACCAGCCAAAGCCGATATTGGGCCAGAAGAGATCCATGACGGCCACCATGGTGATGAGTTTCTGCAGGTTGTGTGTTTTTGTGTGAAGTTTGTGAGGTTCCGAAGCAGGAATCGTGATGTGTTGCGAAGGGGGGGAGCAGACTAGGGAACCCAATGAGACCGCGATGGGGAAATTCGCGGGCAAATttgttggtgctggtgctggtgctggtgctggtgctggtgatggtgagAAGGAGGGTTGAAAGACGAAGTTGGTTGGGTCTGGAGAAGAAAAGATTCTTCAAGATCCAAGGTGGCAAGCGAGCTGCAGGTCCTTCCTTAGCGTGCCTTCCTTTCTTGCGAACAAGTCGTCCTGGTGAATTTCTCTAGGAGCCTTGCAGCTTCCTCgtgtcgccctcgacgaatAAGTGTTGGTTGATTCCAGATGAAACCCGTCCACTTTGGCTCGAGTACGGAGGCAACTTTCGGTAGTCTCAAGACGGTACCTCCCCCTAAAAAGGTCAAGTAGAAGTGAGAGATCTGGGCGATGTCAACAGCCGCTATATGTTACCCTCAAGGTATTACGCTTGTAGGTCACCAGCAGTGTAGGATGTCTGTCGAGGTTCTCAGGGCGAGTCGTGGACTCGATGACTCGAATGTCTGTAAGTGTGTGTCGTCGTGCAGCTTTCTAAGCCTCAACTTGATGCACttcctgtctctctctctctcctaAAGTCGCTTCTTTCTGTCTGTGTAGAAAGACCCTAACGATCGATGTCGTGGACCGGGCAGTCAGAGCGCTTTGTCTgcgtccgccgtcgtctgtGGTATCAAAGAGTGACACGGGCAAGAGGGGGGACCAACACCCAGGCCGCGTGTGTGGGATGTTGGAAGAAGATTCCAGGGGGGGgcagggagagagggggaaggcTCAAACAAAGTATTATACAGAGAGGAAAGACGGCAATGGGAACTCAAGCCATTAAGCGGACCAATTGGTCTTTTTAAAAACAAAAGTGACCCAAGAGAAGAAGTGATGATGAGGTCGTCCGAGGCGGGCAGAGTCGTCCTGGGGCGAGGGACAAGGATATATACGTAGCCAGATATGGTGgagggcaggcaggcgggcaggcaggcaggcaggcatGGGTTGTTTAGTTTAGAGATGCGCCCATGCATCGAGACGGCCATGGTGGGTGGTCCCATCTAAACAAGGTCAAAGTACTCGATGGGTATGACATGGATGGGGACGTGTCTGTTGCTATGTAATGGATGGAAGGTCTTTGCGACCCGTCCAAGATTGTGGTGTAAAGAATGCACGCcgacggacggacgggtcTTGAAGGTACTTTGTCTAAACTGGCACCTGCTTGCTCGTTCAGTGTGCTTTCTTAGCTACACCACACTCTCGCAGATACACATGCATCACGTTCATCTGTAAGGGTATTGGGGCAGACGAGGGGCGGGGGATAGAGGGGGGTGGATGGCGGTTGTATCGGGgtcggagaagaggagggggcgTGTGGAGTATGGGAGTGTGGGCGTGTTGACGGCATGGGCGTGGGTGTGTGTGCCAGTTGTAGAATCGAAAAAAATaggatgaagaggagaaaggaCAAAAAAGATGACAAGCAAAGAGGCGTTGAATCGACACCTCCTACATATACCCCAGCCATGGCATGGCTCCAGGAGTACAAGAGGAGTACTTGCGCGTACTTGGGGGGTTAGACTCCACCGGCGCGACCCAAGTATCTCACTCTCCATCTTTCGCCCACCACTCTCAGTTGCTTCTGCCGCCCGCTGTTGCGCCTACACTACAAGTACACAAAGTACACACGCCTGCTTCCGCTGCCTCTTGTCTCTAACACGGGCTGGATTGACAACCGGCTGGGCATGGGACGGGGCCCCTGTGGGTGTGGATGGGGTCCAGAGGCTGGCTTTTGGTGGCTCCGTGTTAGGACGACGCTTCTTTAGCAAGCAGTCAGATGCATAGCCTGCTATGGCCCATGGGCCGAGAGGCAGATCAATCAATGTCTTCTGTGGATGCATCGCATCGGCCTGGCATCAGCACTTGCGACGAATAGCGCCGCAATATCTTCTCGGAGTCGCATCGACTCATCCCCCAACTCAATGCGCCGTCGATTGTCGATAAAGGACAGGTCGACAATATGGATATCAGAAAGGCTCGGGTAGGGAGGGGGGCATCTGTTGCCCTGCTCTCCACTTCCCTTATTTCCTGACTGATTCCGGACTTCTTGTGCGATACGGTCCATGATGGTCAATGTCCCCTCCGACCTCGACCCTTGGACCGAAACGACTAAGCAGTCAGTCAGAGGCGGCTGGAGACACGGACACTGGTCGCTTGccctttcctctcctcctcttcttggccCCATTGCACTATGGACGGCGACTGGGGAAACGCGAATCACAGGGCGGAGACGATCTGATCTGGTGGAGAGGGGAGTGAAACGACCGCAGCCTGTGGAGGCTGTAGGGAGGGTACGGCTTGAAGAACAGCATACATACCTAGtagagagaagagagggggaggaggagtacAAACGCACAAGCCTAAGAGGCGACAAGAAGCGGCAAGAGAGGCTAGCACCTTTCTTCCCTTTGGATGGATAATACTTGCAAGAGCCTAGTGTAACGCGCGAATAACGCCATACCCTGCGCGCTAGGGAGGGTCTTTTTTTTGCCTTGGTTGGCCAACccttctccatcatccatggTTGAGCGGCTAGTTGATGTGGAAAATGGCAGCACGGCGAGATTTGGAGATCCACTGCTCGGGTGGGCAGATTCCATCATTCGTTTGAGTACGACCGGCCATCTGCACATCCAGAGACAAAAGGTGGGGAGCATTAGATGCAGGTCTGGGGGGCTGCTGGCGACTGGGACCAGGTGCAAAGAGAGAGCTTTCCGTCAGTGGTCTTGGCCTGAAGAGTCGCAATGCGCGAAGGGCGGCCGACAAGGGCTCGGCGGAAAAAGTCTAGGCGAGGTCGATTCAACGGCCCGGCGAATTCGAGATGGCCGCAAGCCGGCGAAagcaaggggaggggggaccaGCCCAGACGGGAGACAAGAGGATAGGATTTGACAGCGGTAGTAGCAGCTAATCAGCAACCTGGCGTCcatcagcaacagcaacaaaTACCACGATGGCAAAAGAATGAGTGAGTGGTGGTACCTTAGGTAGCCGCAGGCCGACGGAATGCTGGGAGGGGTAAAATCTTGATAAATTGGGGAACGGCTGTCTTTAGTCTCTCGGCATGAAAACATGAACCCAGTTTTGAAATAATAAAAATAATACAGGTAGGTCGGCTTGCCGTCAACACGCACTGACGAGAGACCCTGGCATGGCCTGGGCCGTTGTAGAGTCCCCGGTTTTCGCATCTGACAAACGGACGGCCAGCGTGGAGTTGAATCGAGCGGAAGAACAAGCATTAATGCTGCTTGTTGTGGGTATATCCATTGTCCAGTGGGGAAACCAGACCAGACTCGGACAAGCATACGCAGCCAGGCCAGAAGAAGGTGAACTCACTCACACTCTCTAGCTACGACTGCTACAGGCGTCTCCTGTTGGCGGCTGTTGCTCAGCTTCTGCCTTCTGCCGCTTGCTGGGATTTGATTTCGTGAATGGCACCAAGCAAGACTTGTTTCTTGGAACTGCTGGTAGCCCCCCCTGACTGATTCATTCAAGACGTCGTTCGTCTCGGGCGCCGGTCTGCTCGATTGCTGCTATCCGGAGCAACGCAACCGAAGGCAAGCTCTGGGTGGTGTGCCATTGTATGCTCAGATGATTCTGATATCTGATGGACGGTGCAGGTAGAAGAGTGACAGACGCAGTGCCGTTGCTCTGCACTCAGTCTGACCTGCCACATTGCGACGACAGGACCGACAGGGTTGACGGTCCATGATGCTCCTGATCCTTGCCAGACTTGGTCGGGGCGGATGCCGTTTTCGTGATGATAACGGCCCCGCGGTTAGTTTTCGCAAAGAGGCGCGAATATTTCCCGTAGCCTGTAGATCCTTCTCATTGGGGTTGAATGAATTGGCCCAACAGAGCTTGCGTAGGTTGGTCCCGGCAAGCGAAGAGCCACTTGGGCAGGCCCCATGCTGCGTTGTCTTACGCAGTGAGCGCGCTCAGTTGCGGAGCGAGTGCTAGGGTGGTGGAGATTACGCATACAGTCTCCATCAATCAtcaagcccgtcgtcgtctttcTCCCGTCTCAGTCAGTTCTGGTGGGCGACGGGGTGGGGGAGACTGAAGATTGCTTGTCGCCGGATTCCAGACCGGATGTGATGCACAGACACTTGTGGCACACTCACCCACAACTCCCCCGTGCCGGCCGAGAGTGAGTGCGCAGCAAGGCCGGGAATCTTTTGCTCAAAGCATGTGAGTTGTGTGCGAAGGCTTCGTTACGAGAAGAACGAGGGATGCACTGGTCCATTTGGCTCGCGCCGACCGCTATGTCGGGGTCTTCTCATTTGAAAGCTTTCACTACCCTACTTTAGGTGCCCATATTGAGCTGGTCCGGCCGTCCTGCAGGCTGCAAGCCATGGAGCCGTCAACCTGAatcgaagagaagaaaaggcgaACTACCTGCATTCGCGTGAGACACTGATCAGTCCATTCTACACAAGCTTGGGCTTGACATCAGAAAGCACTTGCATAGGTAGTGTAATGGGGCAGgatgtggatggatggatttGGTGTGGTGTGCAACGACGGCATGGGGACCATGTAGGTGTGTCATGATCTCGATTGAACAcgagccgaagaagacgagacgaagccTTGCCGCATCAGGACAGGAAGACGTCGTGCCTTTCCCAGAGAAGATGGGGATCCGTAGGGAGTCGAATGTCGTATGCGTACGGGCAAATAGGAAAGGATAGGATCGGAGGAGCCGCCTTGAAAAGGTGGTAAAGCGAAGGAAGCTGAATGGTCGGGACTGGGAGCGTTGAAGACATTAGGGCGTAGGTAGGGGAAGACAGGCTGGAGCTGGACCCTGCTCTGCGAAGCCGCTGTTGATCTAGGCACACAGGTTATGCTTGTCGTCAGCGTACGTGGTATGATCAGATGCCGGGCAAGGCGATGTTGGCGTACACAGGCGGTCCAGGTAGAGATTCACACGGCGAAAGGCAAGCCGAGCAGCTCAACGGAAGGATATGTTGAAATCGAGAAAAAGAAGTAGAAAAAAAGGTTATTGACCAAGTTGATTCCAGGCCGTTGCTGGAGGGGGGTACGGAGCGACGGAGAGCCACTCCGTCGAGACCGAGGGGTGGGACTGGGCTGCCTTAGTATCAACATTAGCATGTGTACCTATTCCGAACCACGTACGAGAGGGGCCTTTTATTTGTGAGTTTTGAGAAAGGGGTTGCGTTGCCCATAACCGGTGCATCTTGACAATGAAACACCAAACATGTGTGGTTGTCCTCTTGTAGCAACTTGCTGGATCATGTCTCAGTCCAGGTACTTACCTATTTTAGCACGGGATGGACGAGATGAGCTTGCCTTGGCGTATCCCCAGTCACGACTGGACTTAGGCGAAACTTGGGCGAATGTGACGTGAGGCAAGTGAGCAATTGACTCGACCGCATGCCGCCTTAAGGACGTTGATTGATTTCAGAGGGTGTGAGGTTGGATTGTGGTTGTAGTGGGCACAATGTCGTGCTCGTATGAGAGAGATACGGAAAGAGGATGGGATGGGTATTGTGTGCTGTGTAGACTCggctcctccttcctccaTTACCACTATCAACATGAGGAAGAAGGTGCGCCCCGTGTTGCTTACCTTAGGGAGGCAGGTACTTTTCCTCAAGTCCATCATCAAcctggaagaggaagggaagCCTCACCCTAGCTCACCTTCCCTCCTCACCTTTGCCACCTCGCTCACTTCCGTCCATCCCGTTCCTTCTCGAAATCTGTTACTTTCAGTTCGATCTATCTTCACATTCAATCAAATTCCCGTCTCATCGAAATATCATCTCTGCCCAGAGAGTTTCTTTGACACTTGGCACCTCGCTCCAACCACCTCGCCATCAGCCTTCGTTCATTATACACCCTTAGTCGGCCCGGTCACTCAGTCCTCCTGCCGCCGCTCATGTCGGCCACTCCATCAATCTCAATGCCGAATCCTCTGTACGTCACTTGTCAAAAATTCTATTGACAGGTACCGGCTGGCCCATGCTGACCCGCCTAAGGACAACGTACTCGGCCAAAGCGACAGCGTCAGTCCGACTTATAGACACGGGACAAGGGTACTTCGACCTCGCAGTCTACCTTAAATCTCCAGCGGCCGGTTGCTCGTCCAATTTCCAGATCTTGCCCTGCCTCGGTCACCTTTCATGTACGCAATGAAACTCGACGTCCACATGCGCCGTTGGCCGGCATGGGCCTCGAAATGAAGCCCCGGCGGACCTGAACAAGCTCGGCCATTACAGAGAACTTCGTGTCAGTCAAATGTCCGCTCCATGTCGCCGAATTGCTTCCATCGTCTGCCCGCTTGCATCGACCAAGCTAATGTCATGCTAATACTAACCATGCCTTTCTATTCCCTCGACGGGCGTGtgtgaagaaaaaaaaaaagtacCTTGATGTGCCTCCGTGCAGGAGCAAGCTGCTGTATTCGCAAAGATTATGTCCTCCGACTCTCACTGCCAACCAGTGCGGAGTCAGGACATGGCGCGCTGCATCTGGCCCCATTTGGAACTTGCCAAAGCCCACTACAGATCACCACCGCAGGGAACTTCGACGTTAGCGTGATTGCACCGTGGGTTCTTTGGCTTGCCGCACTACTTTGTAAGCTACAACGCCTTGGCTGGCATCAGATTCCACCATGGTTCCAACGGCATTCCGTCATCCAATGCCTTTGGCTCCATCCACGGTTCCTTCTTCTCTCAGTCTTTCTCTCTGACCAGTCTTCCAGTACACGCTCTGCCGAGCCTTTGGTGGCGCCAGCTTGGCTTATGTGATGGCCAGTCTAATGCCAGCTACGAAGTCACCGCATGCATTGCATTCCAGAAGCACGAATAAACCAGAGGCGACGTCCGAGCATTTGGCTTTCTATCGCCTACTTCTATCAGCCATGGAAGGGTCTCAAACGAGCATGTATGGCGACAATGCTCCTTGCTTGCTCAGGTCTACGCTGTCTTTACTGTTTGGCAAGACTTACTCTCAGTGGATTTTCGCGTTCACTAATGTTCAACGAAAAGCGTTgggttttttctttcttcttcttcttcttcttcttctccctcctgcggcaAGAAACGATAGGCCATGCAGATATTTAGCCACTCCGATCAACGGCTCATGGGTGAAATCTACAAGTAAACAACTCGGAGCTCAGTGGCTACAACGAGTCATGGCCCGGCGTGTGGACAACCTGCGATTCCGGCTGATTGCGGGACAAAATTACTCCTCATCAACGCTCCCGCGGTCTGCACTGCACGCCTCAAGACCGAGCCGAAGGACCTCCGCCGTCGAGGCATGCGACACGGTTGTGGACGAGGGGTACCTCCATCAATAAATCCATTCagccccctctcccccatcCGGTCGCCTGCCCAGCCTCGCTTGCCCAGCCTCGCTATCTCTCTCCGCATAGCAGCGCATAGCGGCCAGATTTGGTTCTGGACACGCAAGCTAAAGAAGAGTCGATATCTTGACATTGGTCTCGTCAGCATATCGTCTTTTTATGCTCCTCCGGCAATCCTGAGAAAGTCCATGCGGCTTCATCCCCCCTCTGAACAAATGGGTCACGGCTAGCCGTACTGAGCATTACACACAATCTGTTACACGTATCACCGTTAGGCCCTTTGATGCCCacttctcgaggtcgaggctcGCGGAGACGTTGTGCCTGGGGCAGAATATCGTCTCTTTCCCTAGTTTATTTAGGGCGCAAATCGCGACTGATACTCCGGGGCAGGCTGCCGGGGATCTCCCCAGAATGTTTTAGCCTCGTAGGATATGATCCATGTACTCCTCCTGGCGTGCTTGAAGAATaccacggccgccgtccgGTTCGGACGACACAGTGACCTTAGACCTCGGGCAAACGTTGAGCAAGTGCGCGAGCGTCAACGCCACGGCATCATGACTTATTCTGGCCCCCTGGAAGTCGCCCAACGAACGCTTCACGACTGCAGTCAACTTTCACAGGCGCTGTTTACCTGACGAACCTACACGTACGGTCCAAACGTTTATTGCACGATGCTCGGCATTTCTGCCGGGGCAAACTTTGTGAGCAATCACGTTTGGAGACGGACAAGCCCCTCAAGATTGATTTGAGGGTGGATGTGACACACTCACTGCCTACTCCGTCGGATGTTTCTTCAGGGTCCACTCCATTGCCTGCGCCCACACACTGTCGCACTCTCTGGTGAGTGTGACATGGCTCGAAGCTTGAGCCCAGCTGGAAAACTCTGCATGGAATTGCGGCACGAATATGCACACTATCATTGCCTGTCGACTCCGTTCCGCACTCAGACAACACAGCCTTCTGTCATTTTGTGATCTGTCACGAATCGACGGTGCGGTTGCAGGCGAAAGGTTGCTCGTGTTCCATTCTCATGATGCTGATGGTCTTCTCGTACCAGCCTCTCCGCCAACGGTCGAATCGTTCAAGATTTTGTACGAGCCATCCTTAAAGCTCAGCAGTGGTTACTTCATAAGGCCCCTTTGGTCTGGGAAAATCGCGATCTGAAGCGACCAACAAGACCAATGGCTGATCACGCCTAGCACGAACTCCTCACATCTCAGCTGTTCGTCGACTCCACAGTGACAGGTCCCTGCACAATGCAGTACGATATACTACCTGGATGAAAGCCACAATCTGGCCACCACCGATATTGACGGTGCAGCCAACCGTTTTGGTTGCCAACATCGGAACTGCGGGCAAGTTGCGCCGGCAGAACCGACGCGCTGCAAGCCGGCATTCGCCAgcaccaaggccaagaagcgaAGTCAAGGAGCCTAGAACGCcgcccctcccttccccccttcgtCGAGAGACGCTCCAACCGCTTCCACCCTCGGATACCTGTGGTTTCTTAAGCCACTGGAGATTGGCATACAAAGAAGAGTCATTTGTTCAGTCTTTGTGAGCCTTTTATCGTTCCGGCTTCGTCTCGGCACCGACTTTCCATGTCAATAACCCCATAACCAGGTACTCGTATTCGCTATCCTCCACCACCTACCAAGTTTAGTAGTTGTTGATTCTCGGTTGAACGACAAAAGGTAGGGCCATGTAGCCCTCGTAATCGCCTTACCTACTCTGACATTTCGTAGTCTTGTTATGCAGCAACCGGCTCACTCCGTCATTGTCTGACCCCCGCGGCTTATGTGATCCCATGCTACTGTTTCTCCGTCATCGTACGTCAGGCCCCAGTTCCTTGGGTGCCGAAGAGCGCGCTCGCGGTATCGTTCTCATGGGAAGGCGGGCAGGCTTCACTTCCTCTTCGGGACGGTGCCGTACACCCACACGGGCTACAAGGGATCCAGGCCCTGATGACAGCGCATGAAGGCCAGGGTGAAATCGTGCGGGAAGTGCGTCCCGGGGAAGCAGGCGGGCGCTTTCCGGCGTGGTTGATCTTGGATGATGTGCATCCATCCTCCCAGTCTTATGCAGTCCCATCCATTCTGTTTGTCCGGTAGGAATGCTGTGGTTATTGCAGCACCGGTCGTGCCTGACGAACCACACAGACGCTGCGTAGGCACGCGGTGGCCAAGAAACCCCCTCCTGTAAGTGATGTCTCGCCGCGATATCTCCTCCGCTTTGTCATTATGGACTCAGGTTGTTTGCTGTGTCATAACGCACGAGGTACTTATTCGCAGTGTTTATGAGTTGCCCAATGTCTAATGCATGTCTCGCAGGTTGCAAGGTCCAAGGGTCGATGCGGCCTGGCCCATTTGATAGTCATGAAGATGAGCTGTCGTCCTTGCCGCTCTAAAGAGATTATAACCGTCTCTTGCAAGCC containing:
- a CDS encoding Putative nucleotide-diphospho-sugar transferase, with protein sequence MVAVMDLFWPNIGFGWSTSAWMYLFIALWLHRYTRLFVHCVSHWVYKSKPIPAKPTFTSDDVTVIIPTIHNVFEELRPSLLSIITCKPRVLMLVTTTEKHAALEKLARSLPHPNVQVYSTPIANKRLQVCEALPKVTTKITIMADDDVTWPSTLMPWILAPFEDPKIGGVGTCQRVKRVWEGPMSTRIFNWLGAAYIERRNFEISATHNIDGGTSCMSGRTGAYRSEILSSHDFLEGFKTEKWGKYILNADDDNFVTRWLVSHQWKTWIQYETECELETTLENSTKFLYQCSRWARSNWRSNWTSLVRERYVLTQQPWCTYALHIATFTSLAFLFDPLIILALWKGTAEWDAESRRQALWAQIIFVFGFTKVVKLMGLFRRNPSDLVFLPVSILFGYAHGIIKLYALSTLKMTSWGSRADGDTNDDIRLTPRPKRAMSLTTPPGGQDLVRYRHERQMTEKVSDWHRPATEPRRPQTVRMNTFPAKDIKAPHVTFSLLEHPSD